In Gammaproteobacteria bacterium, the genomic stretch AATTGTAACTGCTTATATGGCAGCAGGCCGAGCCGGAACCAAAGCGCAAAAAACCCGTGCTGAAGTAAGTGGTGGTGGTGCTAAGCCTTGGAAGCAAAAAGGTACAGGCCGCGCGCGTGCTGGTACCATTCGTAGTCCGATCTGGCGAACGGGTGGTGTAACTTTTGCTGCTAAACCACGGTGTTATAAGCAAAAAGTTAATAAGAAAATGTATAAGCTCGCTCTCAGATCCATTTTTTCTGAATTGTTTCGTCAAGAGAGAGTGCATTTAGTTGATACATTTACTGTTGCAGACCCTAAGACCAAGTCGTTATTAAAGAAATTTGATGATATGAAAATATCAGGCAAGGTTTTAGTAGTATCTGACGTAATTGACGAAAATTTATATTTATCAGCTAGAAATTTGCCTTATGTTGATGTAAAAGACGCAGTTGTTAGTGTGACAGACCCTGTGAGCTTGATTCGAGCTGAGTATGTCGTAATTACAGAAGCAGCAATTAAAGAGATTGAGGGGTTGTTGAAATGAGATCAGAGCGTCTTTTAAAAATAATTTTATCTCCACACATTTCAGAAAAAGCGACAATTGCAACTGAGAAATTTAATAAATACATTTTTAAAGTTGCAAAATCTGCTTCAAAACCTGAAATAAAAGATGCTATTGAGCATTTATTTAGTACGAAAGTACAAGCTGTTCATATTGTAAATGTGAAACCAAAGAAGAAAATTTTTAAAAGTATCGAAGGAAAAAAGAAGGGCTGGAAAAAGGCTTATGTAACACTTGAGCCGGGTCAAAAGCTTGACGCGTTGAATATACAGTAATCCGTATTCAAAGACTCTGAAACAGTTCACCATTGGTATTTTTTTTGATAAGGTGCGCCTGCAAGTTGTGCGTGTCAGTTTTAGGTTATTTAGTTTTAAGAACAAAGTTGAGTATTGGGGATTATAATGGCCATTGTTAAAAGCTCACCGACATCGCCGGGACAACGATTTGCGATTAGAGTCGTGAATAAAGAGTTACATAAAGGAGCACCTTTTGCTGCACTGGTGACAAAGAAATCCAAAACTGGTGGTCGAAATAACCAAGGTCGGATTACTTGCAGGCATATTGGTGGCGGGCACAAACAAAAGTATCGCTTAGTTGACTTCAAACGTAATAAAGATAGCGTGCCAGCTAAAGTTGAGCGATTAGAATACGATCCAAATCGAAGTGCATTTATCGCACTTTTGTTGTATGCAGATGGCGAAAGACGCTATATTATTGCACCCCAAGGAACACGTGCGGGTGATGAAATAGTTTCAGGTCGCGAAGTAGCAATTAAGCCAGGCAACTGCTTGCCACTGATCAACATTCCTGTCGGTACAGTCATTCATTGTATCGAAATGCAGCCGGGTGGCGGCGCAAAGATTGCACGTAGTGCGGGTACCTCGGTTCAGTTAGTGGCCCGAGAAGGTATTTATGCAACTCTACGTTTAAAGTCCGGTGAAATGCGTAAAATTCTTGCCGAGTGCCGCGCAGTGATTGGCGAAGTAAGTAACTCTGAGCATAATTTGCGATCTTTAGGTAAAGCTGGTGCAACGCGCCATCGAGGAACGCGTCCAACGGTTCGTGGTACAGCGATGAACCCGATTGACCATCCACATGGTGGTGGTGAAGGCCGTACCAAAGGTGGTCGCCATCCAGTAAGTCCTTGGGGCGTGCAAACTAAAGGCTTTAAGACAAGACGTAATAAACGTACAAGTAAGTTTATTAACAAAGATAGTAAAAAGTAGCATTAACTTTTTGAGTAAATGAGGTGTCAGCGTGCCACGTTCAATTAAAAAAGGACCATTTGTTGATTACCACTTGTCTAGAAAGGTAGAAAAGTCTGTAGCGACAAGTGATAAGCGTCCAATTAAAACCTGGTCGAGACGATCCATGATTGTGCCTGAAATGGTAGGTTTAACTATCGCAGTGCACAATGGAAGGCTACATGTTCCTGTTTATATTACTGAAAATATGGTTGGCTATAAGCTCGGCGAGTTTGCTGCTACACGTACTTTCCGTGGACATTCAGGTGATAGAAAAGCAAAAGGTGCTGAAGATTCTAAGGGCGGTAAAGCATAAAAGCATCACAAGCATCCTAATAGAGGATTAGAGAATGGAAGTTGCAGCAAAATTAAAATTCGCGAGGTTGTCGCCACAAAAATGTCGCTTAGTTTGCGATCAAATTCGTGGCTTACCGATTGATCGCGCGATTGATCTTTTAAAATTTAGCCCCAAGAAAGTTGCTGGGATACTTAAAAAGCTACTAGATTCCGCGATTGCAAACGCAGAGCATAATTTCGGGGCTGATATTGATGAATTAAAGGTCACTCAAATTTATGCTGATCAAGGGCCAACTTATAAGCGCATGCAAGCCAGAGCCAAGGGCCGCGGCACAAGCCTTCTTAAGCCAACATGCCATATTACTATCATATTATCGGATGGGGAGTAGAGGATAATGGGTCAAAAAGTTAATCCAGTCGGCATCCGTTTAGGCATTGTTAAAGATTGGGCTTCGAGATGGTATGCCTCATCTAAAGAATTCTCAGACACTTTATGTGCTGATTTGAAAGTGCGTGCATTTTTACAAAAGAAATTGCATCAAGCTGGTATTAGCCGCATTCAAATTGATCGTCCAGCGCGCAATGCCAAAGTTACTGTCTATACTGCAAGACCTGGCGTAATTATCGGTAAAAGCGGTAAAGAAGTTGAAGTTTTGCGGGATGAAGTAAGTAAAATTGTTAATGTTCCTGTACACGTTAGTATTGAAGAAGTACGTAAGCCGGAAATTGATGCCAAATTAGTTGCAGAGTCAGTGGCGCAACAGTTGGAAAGACGAATCATGTTTAGACGTGCTATGAAGCGAGCTGTTACAACCGCACTTCGTTCCGGGGCGTTAGGAATCAAGATCAGCGTCAGTGGTCGGTTAGGTGGATCTGAAATTGCTCGAACTGAATGGTACCGAGAAGGCCGTGTTCCATTGCAGACCTTTAGAGCTGATATTGATTATGCATTAGCAGAAGCTTTTACGACATATGGCGTAATTGGGGTGAAAGTTTGGATATTTAAAGGCGAAGTGTTGGGCGATAAAATGCCACAACCTGAGTCAACAGATAAAAATGCAAAGACGGAGAAATAACCCATGTTGCAGCCAAAGCGTACAAAATATCGTAAGCAATTTAAAGGGCGCAATCGCGGGATCGCTTTGCGCGGAACCAAAGTCAGTTTTGGAGAATTTGGTTTAAAAACACTAGATCATGGACGTATTACAGCGAGACAAATCGAAGCTGCTAGACGTGCTATGTCTAGGCATATCAAACGTGGTGGTAAAGTTTGGATTCGAATTTTTCCAGACAAACCTATTACCAAAAAACCTCTAGAAGTTCGACAAGGTTCTGGGAAAGGTAATGTTGAATATTGGGTAGCTTTAGTTCAGCCAGGTAGAGTGATGTTTGAAATCGAGGGTGTTACAGAAGAATTAGCCCGGGAAGCTCTTGGTCTTGCAGCGGCTAAATTACCTGTGAAAACCTTATTTGTAGCGCGGACGATTATATAATGAAGGCGAGTGAATTAAGAGTAAAAAGTACTGAAGAGCTATCAAAAGAGCTTTTTGCATTACTACGTGAACAGTTTAATTTGCGTATTCAAAGAGGGACCGGTCAACAGCCAAAACCCCATCTAATGCGAAAAGTACGTAAAGATATTGCTCGTATTAAAACTTTATTAACCGAGAAAGGTTCTGAAGATGGAAATTAATATTAGCGACCAATCAAAATCCCAACGAAGCATGGTTGGTAAAGTCATCAGCGCTAAGATGAATAAAACGGTTGTCGTCCAAGTTGAACGCAAAGTAAAACATCCGCTTTATGGTAAATATATTCGACGGTTTTCTAAAATGTATGCCCATGATGAAGAAAATACTTGTCAAGTTGGTGATTTAGTTAGAATTGAATCCAGCAGACCAATCTCGAAATTAAAGCGTTGGAAGCTAGTGGAAATTATAACAAAAGAAGCAGAATAACTTCTTTAAATCGATAAGCCCATCGTCGATGAATCAAATAATTAGTTTTAGGCGATTTAGCCTAGCTAATTGTTTATCTTCTTGAAGAAATGATTCTTAAGGGTTTTAAAAACAGGGTTAAAACGCGTTTCGGGTAAAGAAATGTGTTTTAGATATAAAGTCTTTAAAAAAAGTAGTTAAAAATAATGTCTTAATCTTTTATTTTTAATTAAACATGATAATATTGGCGGGCTCAAAAGCCTTGCAAACAGTGAAGTTGGAGTAAAGCATGATTCAGATGCAGACAGTGCTCGATGTGGCAGATAATAGCGGTGCACGTCGTGTCATGTGTATTAAAGTTTTAGGCGGCTCGCGACGTCGATATGCGGGTATTGGAGATGTCATTAAGGTCTCTGTAAAAGAAGCCATACCCCGCGGCAAAGTAAAAAAGGGTGAAGTTTTAAATGCCGTAATTGTTCGTACCAAAAAAGGCATCAGAAGACCGGATGGTTCCGCTATTCGCTTCGATGAAAATGCGGTTGTTTTACTTAACGCACAATTACAACCTATTGGCACACGAGTTTTTGGTCCAATTACGAGAGAACTGCGTGGTGAAAACTTTATGAAAATTATATCGTTAGCCCCCGAAGTATTGTAGGAAAGGATCAGAGAGAGCCCACATGAATAAAATAAAGAAAGGTGATGAAGTTATAGTCACTGCAGGTAAAGATAAGGGAAAGCGGGGCGTTGTCCTCAACATATTGAAGGATAATAAACTGAAAGTTGAAGGTATTAATATTGCCAAGAAACACGTTAAACAAAATCCAAATACCCAAGAGCGGGGCGGTATTGTCAATAAAACTATGCCAATCCACCGTTCTAACGTCATGGTTTACGACCCAGTTTCGCAAAAAGGAAGCCGTGTTGGAATTCGTGTGTTGAAAGATGGTCAGCGAGCTCGATATTTTAAAGCCAGTGATCAACTTGTTGATGTAAAAAAATAAAGGTGCCTCATGGCTAGATTACAAGAGATTTACCGAAAAGAGATTGTCCCTAAATTAAAAGAAAAGTTTGCTTATTCTTCTGTAATGCAAGTTCCGCACATTGAAAAGATTACAGTTAATATGGGTGTAGGCGAAGCTGCAGCTGATAAGAAAGCATTAACAAACGCTATTGCTGACCTTGAAAAAATCACGGGGCAGAAAGTTGTTCAAACGTTGGCGCGTAAATCGAATGCTGGTTTTAAAATTCGTGCAGGATGGCCGATTGGATGTAAGGTAACTTTACGCCGCGATAAAATGTATGAATTTTTAGATCGTCTTATAACGATTGCCTTACCACGAGTAAGGGATTTTCGTGGTATTACTGCTAAATCATTTGATGGACAAGGTAATTTTAGCCTAGGAATGAAAGAGCAAATTGTATTTCCTGAAATAGAATATGACAAAGTTGATGTCATGCGAGGCATGGATATTACAATTACTACCTCAGCAAAAACCAATAAAGAAGCGTTTGCTCTTTTGCAAGCTTTTAATTTTCCTTTTCGTGAGAAAGAAGTGAGTTAAGGATATGGCCAAAAAATCAGTTAAAAATCGCAACAAAAAACGAGTCGAGCTTGTAACTCGTCTTAAAGACAAGCGCGACCAGTTGAGAGACGCAGTAAGCGATTCTAACTTAAGTGATCAAGAGAGAATGGATGCGATGCAACAATTGTCGCAGCTCCCTCGGGATTCAAGTCCTACACGCAGACGAAACCGCTGCAAACTATGCGGACGACCACGTGCATATAATCGATTGACGGGATTGTGCAGGCTCCATATGCGCATCGCTACAATTAGTGGCATGGTTCCTGGCATGCATAAAGCAAGCTGGTAAAGAGAATAGAATGCAAAGAGAGGTATTTTAAGATGTCCCTGCAAGATCCTGTTGCTGATATGCTAACTTGTTTGCGCAATGCTCAATCGATGGGGATTAAGCAAATTAAGTTTCCAAGTTCTAACTTAAAGCAAAAAATCCTAAATGTGCTTAAGGAAGAAGGTTTTATCGAAAGCTTTGAAGAAGTAATTGATGACAATAAACGTGATTTAAAGGTCGCTTTAAAGTATTACGAAGGTCGACCTGTTATTGAAAAAATTAAACGCGTAAGTCGACCTGCTTTACGAGTTTATAAAGGATACGACCAATTACCACGTGTTCGGGGTGGTTTAGGCATAGCTGTAGTTTCAACATCCAAAGGCGTCATGACTGATAAAGCTGCACGTGCTGGCCACTTAGGCGGCGAAATTTTATGCACGGTCGAGTAGGAATTTAAATATGACAACATCTCGTATTGGAAGAAAGCCAGTCACTATACCTTCAGGCGTTGAAGTTAAAATACATGACGGTCAGTTTTCTGCCAAAGGTCCTAAAGGCAATCTCAGTATTCCTTTGCATCCCTTTGTTATTGTTAAAATGGAAAACAATCAGATTTTAGTTGAGCCAAATCGTAATCCGCCTCATAAGATTACGGGTTTGCAAACAAAGCTTAATCGTTCAATCGCTGGAACGATTAGAGCGAACATTTTTAATATTATTCAAGGTATCACTGCGGGTTACGAACGTAAGCTCCAATTGGTGGGTGTTGGTTATCGCGCTCAATCAAAAGGTAAAGTGCTTTCCTTAAGTTTAGGTTTTTCCCACCCTACAGATTTTTCTGTTCCTGAAGGCGTAACAATTGAAACGCCCACTCAAACTGAAATTTTAGTAAAAGGGATTAATAAAGAGTTAGTTGGCTTAGTTGCTGCACAAATTCGCAGTATAAGAAGTCCGGAACCTTACAAAGGGAAAGGCGTTCGCTATGCTAATGAAATCATTGAGCTAAAAGAGACTAAGAAAAAGTAGGGTGTATTCATGAATAAAAAGATGTCAAGATTGCGTCGTGCAAAAAGAACGCGTCTTAAAATAAGAGAGCTTGAAACCACAAGGTTGTGTATCCATAAAACACCACGCCATATGTATGCTCAAGTTACGACGCCAGATGGTAAAACTACTTTAGTATCTGCTTCGACTTTAGATAAAGAGTTGAAAAAAGATTTAAAAATAAGTGGAAATGTCGAAGCTGCAAAAGCAGTAGGTGCTTTGTTGGCAAAGCGCGCAATGAAAGCAGGAATTAGTACAGTTGCTTTTGATAGATCGGGCTTTGCTTTTCATGGTCGGGTTAAAGCGCTCGCAGATGCTGCACGCGAAGTTGGGTTAGAATTCTAAATAAGGTTATCCATATTATGGCTAGTTATGATCAAAGTACAAAAAGCGATGGGTATCTAGAAAAGCTTGTTGCAGTCGCTCGAAACGCCAAGGTAGTAAAGGGTGGTAAGATTTTTAGTTTTTCTGCCGTTACTGTGGTGGGTGATGGCCATGGCCGTATAGGTATTGGTCGAGGAAAAGCGCGTGAAGTGCCTGTCGCGATTCAAAAATCTCTCGAGAATGCTCGTAAGAATATGCGTCACGTGGTTCTTAAAAATGATACTTTGCATCACGAAATTACTGGTAAACATGGTGCGACACGCGTATTTATGAAGCCCGCTTCAGATGGTACAGGTATTATTGCCGGTGGTGCTATGCGCGCAGTATTCGAAGTTTTAGGTGTTAAGAATGTGTTAGCCAAAATTGGTGGATCTACAAATCCCGTCAATGTTGTTAGGGCTACATTAAAAGCCTTGTCGAATATTACACCGCCTGAATTTTTAGCGGCTAAACGCGGTAAAACGGTTGATGAGCTAACCGAAAAGTAATTTTTATTCAAATAAGAATGGTTGTGCTAAACCGGTCCTTAGTTTAACCGGTCAAATTAATAGCATCTCAGACATTAATTAATATAGAGGATATGTAAAGATGCAGTTAAATACTTTACATCCAGCACCAGGATCCAAAACAAAATCAAAACGCTTAGGTCGCGGTATTGGATCTGGCAAGGGAAAGACTTGTGGTCGCGGACATAAAGGTCAACGCGCTCGTGCGGGTGGGTATCATAAAGTTGGTTTTGAAGGTGGCCAAATGCCTATCCAACGTCGCATACCTAAATCTGGTTTTCGTTCACGCACAGCCCTTTACAGGGAAGAAATTTATCTATCTGCTTTAGATACCTTAGATATTACTGAAATTGATTTTAACTCGTTAAAAGCGTCAGGACTTATTCGCGCTAATACCAAAGAAGTTAAAATTATTGGTTCAGGTGAAGTAACCAAAGCATTTACGATTCGTGGAATTGCTATAACAGCTGGCGCACGTCGCGCTATTGAAGCTGCAAAAGGGAAAGTTGAGGTTTAAATGACAATCGGTCGGCTTGGGGAAAATTTAAAAGGAACAGGATTTGCTGACTTAAAAAACCGGCTCTTGTTTGTTTTAATTGCAATTTTAATCTTTCGAATAGGATCTTATATTCCCGTTCCTGGATTAAACCCATTGCGTTTACAAGAACTTTTTAACTCGCAACAAAACAACATTGTTGGTTTGTTCAACATGTTTTCTGGTGGCGCTTTAATGCGTTTTAGTATTTTCGCCTTAGGAATCATGCCCTACATCTCGGCTTCTATTATCGTGCAGTTATTAAGTGTGATGACGCCTTCACTTTCTGAACTACGCAAAGAAGGGGAAGCAGGGCAACGAAAAATTAATAAATATACTCGCTATGGCACCTTAGTTCTGGCAACGTTTCAAGCAATCGGTATTTCTAAAATGTTGGCAGCAAATGGGGTCGCAATCTCTGTCGGGATGTCATTTTATTTTACAACTACCGTTACCTTAGTTACGGGAACGATGTTCCTTATGTGGTTGGGTGAGCAAGTCACGGAACGTGGTATTGGTAATGGCATTTCAATGATCATCTTTGCAGGTATTGTAGCGGGACTTCCACAAGCGCTAGGTCGTACCTTAGAGCAAGTTCGTGAAGGTCAGTTACAAATCATTTTCTTATTGATTATCCTTGCCGCAGTGGTAGGGGTAGTGGCATTCGTGGTTTTTGTAGAACGGGCACAAAGACGTATAACCATCAATTATGCGAGACGAATGCAGGGTGGTAAAGTTTATGCTGCACAAAGCACGCACCTTCCCCTGAAAATTAATATGGCAGGGGTTATACCTCCGATTTTTGCCTCCAGTTTGATTTTGTTTCCGGCAACCATTGCGCAATGGTTTGGTAATACCAAAGGACTTGGATGGCTAAGTTCATTTAGTGTTGCTTTGCAGCAAGGCCAGCCTCTGCATATGTTATTATTTAGTGCAGGTATCATATTCTTTTGTTTTTTCTATACTGCTTTAGTTTTTAATCCGAAAGAAACTGCAGATAATTTGAAGAAATCGGGTGCATTTATTCCAGGGATTCGTCCAGGAGATCAAACTGCGCGGTATATTGACACAGTAATGACAAGACTGACTTTGGCTGGTGCAATCTATATTACTTTAGTATGCCTTTTGCCTGAGTTTTTAATTTTAGCTTGGAATGTTCCATTTTATTTTGGCGGGACTTCTTTGTTAATTATTGTTGTTGTAGTTATGGATTTTATGGCACAAGTTCAGGCCCATATCATGTCTTATCAGTATGAGTCTTTACTTAAAAAGGCAAATTTAAGAAGCGGTGCAACCTCAAATCGGTAAGCTAGCTTCCAAAGATGAAAAAATCAGCTAATTTGAGTTTACGTGGGGTGGAAAATGAAAGTTGGAGCATCAGTAAAGAAAATTTGTCGAAATTGTAAAGTCATCCGTCGTAAAAATACGGTTAGAATTATTTGCAAAGAAAAACGACATAAGCAAAGACAAGGTTGATTTTTCTGTGATTGAATATTAAACTCATGCGCTTTTGCAACTATGCTCGTGTAGTTTGGACGCTGCCTAAAGTAAGTCACGCAGCACCCGCCGAGGTTAGTGATAAAGTTAGTGTTTATAATGAGTTAGTTCCACCTTCTACATTTTTTGTGAGGTTTTTTAAGCGAATTTTGATTAGATTAACTCAAAAATCGGAAAATATGTCGAGGAACAAGCGACCAAGTAATACAGTATGAATGATATTTATTCAGTAAGTCTTAAATGTTAGGAGTGATGGAATGGCGGCGCGTATTGTAGGCGTAAATATACCAATGCATAAACATGTCAGCATAGGTCTGACAGCGATTTATGGTGTTGGCAGAAATCTTGCTAAATCGATGTGTGAATCGACGCAGATAGATCCAGCTAAGAAAGTCAAAGACTTAACTGAAGCGGAACTTGAAAGTTTGCGCGGTGAAGTAAGCAAAATTCGTGTTGAAGGTGATCTTCGACGTGAAGTAGCTATGAATATTAAACGCTTGATGGAGCTTGGTACTTATCGCGGCTCTCGGCATAAGCGTGGCTTACCCGTTCGAGGACAAAGAACTCGAACTAATGCAAGAACCCGTAAAGGAAGAAGTAAAGGCAAAGCTAAATAAAGGTAAATTGAATGGCAGACGATAAAAGTAAGCAAAGAAAAAAATCTAAACGGCAAGTTACAGACGGTATCGCCCATATTGATTCTTCATTCAATAATACCATTGTGACCATGACAGATGTTCAAGGGAATGCAGTATGTTGGGCTAGTGCGGCGAGCTGCGGTTATCGTGGTTCTCGGAAATCTACTCCCTATGCTGCTGGCGAAGCTGCGCAAAAAGTTGGCTCACTTGCAGTTGAAAATTTTGGTATGAAAAGTGTTGATGTTCGCGTACGCGGGCCAGGTCCAGGTCGCGAATCAGCAATTCGTGCATTGGCTGCTGTTGGTTTGAAAGTAAAATCGATTACAGATGTAACTGGTATTCCCTTTAATGGCTGTCGCGCGCCAAAGAAACGACGTGTATAGCAGGAGAGATAATAAATGGCACGGTATTTAGGTCCTCGTTGTAAGCTTGCTCGTCGGGAGAGAATGGATCTTTCACTCACCAGCGGTGTAAGAGCATTAGATAGCAAATGTAAGCTGGATACAGCTCCCGGTCAGCATGGTGCTAGACGCGGTCGAGAAACAGAACATGGTGTTCAACTTCGAGAAAAACAAAAAGTTAGACGTATTTATGGTATTTTAGAGCGTCAGTTTGAAAACTACTTTAAAAAAGCGACTCGTTTAAAGGGTTCTACAGGTGAAAACTTGCTAAAGCTCCTAGAGCGTCGTTTGGACAATGTTGTTTATCGCATGGGGTTTGGTTCTACACGTGCGGAAGCGAGACAGTTGGTTAATCATTGTGGTGTTTTAGTTAATGGTAAAGCTGTAAATATTCCTTCTTACTTATTATCCGCAGGTGATGTGATAAGTGTACGGGAAAAAGCGAAATCTCAACTTCGTGTACAGTCAGCTCTAACTTTATCTCAAAATCGCCCCAGCTGTGATTGGATTGAAGTAGATGCCACGACATTTTCTGGCACGTTTAAAAACGCACCGGATCGAGATCGTTTACCGCCGGATATTAATGAACAGTTGATAGTTGAGCTTTATTCTAAATAACTCACTTCTGGGACATAGAGAGGTTGTTACATGCAAAACAATCCATTTGACTTTCTAACACCTCGAGAAATTGCTGTCGAGTCTATATCGCCATTTCACGCCAAGATTACTTTGGAACCGCTCGAACGTGGTTTTGGATATACTTTGGGCAACACTTTAAGAAGAATTTTACTTTCTTCGATGCCAGGTGCTGCTATTGTTGAAGCTAAAATCGAAGGGGTATTGCATGAATACAGTGCAATTCAAGGCGTTCAAGAAGATGTAGTTGAAATTCTGCTTAACTTGAAAAATGTTTTTATTCGTTTGCAAGGGCGTCAAGAAGTTACGCTTAAGCTTAATAAAAAAGGCCCCGGCCCAGTTCTTGCTGGTGATATTGAACCGGAACATGATGTTGAAGTGGTTAACCCCAATCATGTTATTGCCCATTTGAATGACAGTGGTGCACTTAGCATGACGCTTCGTGTAGTAATGGGTAGAGGTTACCAACCTGCGATTACACGTAATAAAAAAGCTGAAGGAAAGACAGTAATTGGTGCGCTGCATCTTGATGCAAGCTTTAGTCCAATTCGTCGGGTTGCCTACAGTGTGGAAAATGCGCGTGTTGAACAACGTACAGATTTGGATAAATTGATTATTGATCTTGAAACTAACGGTACTTTAGATCCTGAAGAAGCGATCCGACGTTCGGCTACTATTCTTCAGCAGCAATTGGCGGCA encodes the following:
- the rplD gene encoding 50S ribosomal protein L4, translated to MEIKFINSKKKLELTDEVFACDFNEPLVHQIVTAYMAAGRAGTKAQKTRAEVSGGGAKPWKQKGTGRARAGTIRSPIWRTGGVTFAAKPRCYKQKVNKKMYKLALRSIFSELFRQERVHLVDTFTVADPKTKSLLKKFDDMKISGKVLVVSDVIDENLYLSARNLPYVDVKDAVVSVTDPVSLIRAEYVVITEAAIKEIEGLLK
- the rplW gene encoding 50S ribosomal protein L23, which produces MRSERLLKIILSPHISEKATIATEKFNKYIFKVAKSASKPEIKDAIEHLFSTKVQAVHIVNVKPKKKIFKSIEGKKKGWKKAYVTLEPGQKLDALNIQ
- the rplB gene encoding 50S ribosomal protein L2; its protein translation is MAIVKSSPTSPGQRFAIRVVNKELHKGAPFAALVTKKSKTGGRNNQGRITCRHIGGGHKQKYRLVDFKRNKDSVPAKVERLEYDPNRSAFIALLLYADGERRYIIAPQGTRAGDEIVSGREVAIKPGNCLPLINIPVGTVIHCIEMQPGGGAKIARSAGTSVQLVAREGIYATLRLKSGEMRKILAECRAVIGEVSNSEHNLRSLGKAGATRHRGTRPTVRGTAMNPIDHPHGGGEGRTKGGRHPVSPWGVQTKGFKTRRNKRTSKFINKDSKK
- the rpsS gene encoding 30S ribosomal protein S19 — its product is MPRSIKKGPFVDYHLSRKVEKSVATSDKRPIKTWSRRSMIVPEMVGLTIAVHNGRLHVPVYITENMVGYKLGEFAATRTFRGHSGDRKAKGAEDSKGGKA
- the rplV gene encoding 50S ribosomal protein L22; this translates as MEVAAKLKFARLSPQKCRLVCDQIRGLPIDRAIDLLKFSPKKVAGILKKLLDSAIANAEHNFGADIDELKVTQIYADQGPTYKRMQARAKGRGTSLLKPTCHITIILSDGE
- the rpsC gene encoding 30S ribosomal protein S3, which translates into the protein MGQKVNPVGIRLGIVKDWASRWYASSKEFSDTLCADLKVRAFLQKKLHQAGISRIQIDRPARNAKVTVYTARPGVIIGKSGKEVEVLRDEVSKIVNVPVHVSIEEVRKPEIDAKLVAESVAQQLERRIMFRRAMKRAVTTALRSGALGIKISVSGRLGGSEIARTEWYREGRVPLQTFRADIDYALAEAFTTYGVIGVKVWIFKGEVLGDKMPQPESTDKNAKTEK
- the rplP gene encoding 50S ribosomal protein L16; translated protein: MLQPKRTKYRKQFKGRNRGIALRGTKVSFGEFGLKTLDHGRITARQIEAARRAMSRHIKRGGKVWIRIFPDKPITKKPLEVRQGSGKGNVEYWVALVQPGRVMFEIEGVTEELAREALGLAAAKLPVKTLFVARTII
- the rpmC gene encoding 50S ribosomal protein L29 → MKASELRVKSTEELSKELFALLREQFNLRIQRGTGQQPKPHLMRKVRKDIARIKTLLTEKGSEDGN
- the rpsQ gene encoding 30S ribosomal protein S17; this translates as MSDQSKSQRSMVGKVISAKMNKTVVVQVERKVKHPLYGKYIRRFSKMYAHDEENTCQVGDLVRIESSRPISKLKRWKLVEIITKEAE
- the rplN gene encoding 50S ribosomal protein L14, translating into MIQMQTVLDVADNSGARRVMCIKVLGGSRRRYAGIGDVIKVSVKEAIPRGKVKKGEVLNAVIVRTKKGIRRPDGSAIRFDENAVVLLNAQLQPIGTRVFGPITRELRGENFMKIISLAPEVL
- the rplX gene encoding 50S ribosomal protein L24; this translates as MNKIKKGDEVIVTAGKDKGKRGVVLNILKDNKLKVEGINIAKKHVKQNPNTQERGGIVNKTMPIHRSNVMVYDPVSQKGSRVGIRVLKDGQRARYFKASDQLVDVKK
- the rplE gene encoding 50S ribosomal protein L5; its protein translation is MARLQEIYRKEIVPKLKEKFAYSSVMQVPHIEKITVNMGVGEAAADKKALTNAIADLEKITGQKVVQTLARKSNAGFKIRAGWPIGCKVTLRRDKMYEFLDRLITIALPRVRDFRGITAKSFDGQGNFSLGMKEQIVFPEIEYDKVDVMRGMDITITTSAKTNKEAFALLQAFNFPFREKEVS
- the rpsN gene encoding 30S ribosomal protein S14, producing MAKKSVKNRNKKRVELVTRLKDKRDQLRDAVSDSNLSDQERMDAMQQLSQLPRDSSPTRRRNRCKLCGRPRAYNRLTGLCRLHMRIATISGMVPGMHKASW
- the rpsH gene encoding 30S ribosomal protein S8, encoding MSLQDPVADMLTCLRNAQSMGIKQIKFPSSNLKQKILNVLKEEGFIESFEEVIDDNKRDLKVALKYYEGRPVIEKIKRVSRPALRVYKGYDQLPRVRGGLGIAVVSTSKGVMTDKAARAGHLGGEILCTVE
- the rplF gene encoding 50S ribosomal protein L6; amino-acid sequence: MTTSRIGRKPVTIPSGVEVKIHDGQFSAKGPKGNLSIPLHPFVIVKMENNQILVEPNRNPPHKITGLQTKLNRSIAGTIRANIFNIIQGITAGYERKLQLVGVGYRAQSKGKVLSLSLGFSHPTDFSVPEGVTIETPTQTEILVKGINKELVGLVAAQIRSIRSPEPYKGKGVRYANEIIELKETKKK
- the rplR gene encoding 50S ribosomal protein L18 encodes the protein MNKKMSRLRRAKRTRLKIRELETTRLCIHKTPRHMYAQVTTPDGKTTLVSASTLDKELKKDLKISGNVEAAKAVGALLAKRAMKAGISTVAFDRSGFAFHGRVKALADAAREVGLEF
- the rpsE gene encoding 30S ribosomal protein S5, whose translation is MASYDQSTKSDGYLEKLVAVARNAKVVKGGKIFSFSAVTVVGDGHGRIGIGRGKAREVPVAIQKSLENARKNMRHVVLKNDTLHHEITGKHGATRVFMKPASDGTGIIAGGAMRAVFEVLGVKNVLAKIGGSTNPVNVVRATLKALSNITPPEFLAAKRGKTVDELTEK
- the rplO gene encoding 50S ribosomal protein L15, encoding MQLNTLHPAPGSKTKSKRLGRGIGSGKGKTCGRGHKGQRARAGGYHKVGFEGGQMPIQRRIPKSGFRSRTALYREEIYLSALDTLDITEIDFNSLKASGLIRANTKEVKIIGSGEVTKAFTIRGIAITAGARRAIEAAKGKVEV